The Gossypium hirsutum isolate 1008001.06 chromosome D02, Gossypium_hirsutum_v2.1, whole genome shotgun sequence region ACATCATGTCACACGATACAAacaacattagaaacaagttgaaCAGTTTCTCcgttcatcaataaaaaaaaatctaaaatcaaaCAAGTACAAGCATATCTTTCCTTCTGGCAGGAGAGGAGTGTTGGGGATTTTGACAATTGCGTACCTGCCAATTGCGTCGTAAGTGCCTGCGAGATTACTGTATACGCTGAGTGTATCAGGGTGGTACGGTCCACACTCTTGCTCTAAAATGCTTTTAGCTTCTTCAAACAACTCAACAGCCTCCTTTATAGCATAGCGTTGCACACAAGCCAGCCCCATTTGATTGAGAGCAATGCCGAAGAAGGCAGATTTCTTGTCTCTACATATGCGTAGCTTCGAAATGGCACTGCTGAAGGAGTTGTAAGATTCTGAATAATTCCCCAACATGTAGTGCATAACTCCCATCTGAGCTTCAATTCCAGCTACTGTGCTTTGCTGACCAGGGACATCATTGTATATTTTTAAGGCCTTCTGCAGCAACTTGATTGCCTGATCAAGGTCATTCATTGATTCATAGATGGCAGAAACATCAGTGAGGCCAGTGGCAATCTCCTCCGGGGGAATCCCTGGCATGGGCTTTTCATAGATTCGAAGGGCATTCTCGCAGTATGATGTTGATTCCCTTAATTTCCCTGTCCTGTAATACAAATCAGCCAACCGGACAAAGACTGACCCAATCGCTGGATGATTCTCTCCTTTAGTTGTCTTAAAAGCTGTAAGTGCTTTCTGATAGGCAAAAACAGCTTCATCATATCGAGACAAAGATAAGTATGCATCTCCAATACTGCAATCAACAGAAGCCACCTCTGCCTCCTGGCTATTTGCCACCATGGTCATACGGGCTAAAACAAGATGCTCCAAAGCAGCTTCATGGTCTCCCTTTGTTTCACATATGAGACCCATGAGCCTCCTATCTGCTGCCTCTTCAAGAGAAGCCGGCGTACAGTTCTCTCTGTGAATGTCAAGAGCCATTTGACATAGCCTCTGAGCTTCATCAAATTGCAATGCCTGCATATGAGCTTCAGCCAAATACCGGCAGGTCTCGCCAACTCTAGGATCAGTTTCTCCAAGAACTCGTTTCTGGACTTCAAAACCAGTGCTGTAACAGGTTATTGAGTTCTCAAGCTGTCCTAGCATAGCATAAGTATCACCCAACTGCATATGACCAGCAAACTTAGCCAGGGCATGCTCTTGGCCTTCCTCAATCACTGGAATCTCGATTGATTGTTCAAGAAGAGGAATTGCCTCATTGTACTGGCCTAGGCTGCAATATATAGCTGCAGTGACATGTAAACACATGACCAATTCTAAATTGGGTTTTCCACTGCTACAAAGTTCATACGATTTGGCTGCTCGAAGTGCTAGTTCAAGAGCTTTCTGGGGATTGTCTCCTGCAGACACCAAATCCCTAGCTTGTTTGAGTAGAAACGGCCCAAGATCAGGATTACCTAACCCCGACTCGGAAGCATCCTCAGTTCCATTTTGTAGCTTTGATCCTTTCCCTTTCTTCATGGGTAAGACTCCCGTGTTTGGTTTCTTCAGAGTCTTAACTTTCCCCTTATTGATGGGAGGTTTCTCAGGTGGAGTTTTCCCCTTAACATTGGGTTTTGTTGATGCTTCAGAGTCCAGTTGTGGCCGAGACACTTTCTTCACATCACCTGAAGAAATGGATTTTACAGCTGTGGGTCTGGGCTTGTCCAGCAGCCCTGACTTCTTACCACTCGATGAGCTTCCCTTCTTAGAAGATGAATTACTACGACTATCATCTTCTGGTTTATCCACCTCCTGTTCCTCCCCTTTCATTATCTCAACTTCTGTACTCTCTCCTCCAGCAAGATGGTGCAATTCCGAATCAATCCTGGACTCTTCACCATATGATCCAAAGCTCTGCCTCGAAGGTGACTGATCAGAACTCTGCATATCACATACATTCTCATAAAGCTGCTCAATAGAGGTCTCAACCTGAACCATCCTATCACCACGAGGGCTTTGCGGACTTGGTGTTCTCTTGGAAACCGAATTTTCCTTAACATGTGCAGAAGTCcctttcatttcattcatcacACCCTCTTCTTTAATTTCATCCATGGGAACACCTGGCATCAGTATGTGCCAAAACCCACAAATATCCTAAACTTATCACCACCAAATTGGTttccaattcaattcaatcctaTCTTATCCTATCAAACAATTGAAACGCCAGATCCAAGCAAGAGAAAGCATAAATTTTGTAACACACCCAAATTTATAGCAacctataaaaaaaaaaacaaaaccataaGTTAAACCTTTTAGCTCATCTAATAATTTCTCCCACATATTCATTAAACTCGTCAATCAGATCTTCCATGATTAAATCCACTCAAATATTCATTAACTCATCATCAACAAATAAAGAAAGATAATCATAGAAACCAACATAAATAAACAACAATCATTTAACCACCAACTAATATcacaaattataaataaaatgaaaaagaaaaaagagtaaagCCATTATAATACCTCAATAAAACAGTCATGAAACAAACAAGGTGATATCTTTTCTGGGTTTCTCATAAAAACGACAAATGTCAGGAGACCGACAAAAAAAATGGATTTATACACacaggaagaaaaaaaaataccttttGGATGCTTGGAAAAAAAAAAGCCGGAGACTTGGGAGGGACACAGAAGAGGGAAATCCAGggaaagttaaaaagaaaatgatGGTGTCAAAGGCTATAAAAAAATGTGGGTGGTAATTAattgtgataaaaaaaaaaacaaatggctAATTATATATGCATAGGCAAAGTGGCAGGGGTTAGATAGAATGTCAGATTGGAAAGGGAGTGACTTCTCCCCAAACCCAAAGCCCTGCGCGGCCTGCAACCGCAACCTGAACTGCCAAACTGTATATGGTTTTTTTCATGGGATCTTTCCACGTGGCAAGTTGATAATGGTCAGTGGACTTTTCAGTTGCCCAACAATGGGGTTCAGACAGGTTGGGATTATGAAATTTGAAAGCCTGTTTTGACTTTGtattgtggtttttttttttttttcatacgGACAAACTGTCACAATCCTCTTCAAGTTTACTTCCCTTCTCTTTCACTTCAAAATCTGCAGTATCTCAATTAGTCACCCTCTACTTTGGTGAAGCAAACCCCTTTTTCTCTCGACATCAAACACTGTGACACCAACTTTAAAAACATATTGGGTACTTTCTAGGAATTATGTACTTTTAGTAAAAATAGTTTGAGGTCATAGATTAGGGAAGATGTATGTATTTGTCGGTGGAGAGTTAAGGGGGTTTTACAATTCAAAGCTTCTATTGGATTACAAATAAAACTAACCCTATCTTTGGAAATGATTAAAcgttttgtaaagaaaaagaaaccaaCCTCTTTAATTGTATTTGTACCCCCCCAAGATAacaatttgctttttttttttattctgctTTTCTTTTTACTCGCGttccattttatttttgttacttttataaaaatttaaaatttagtcactaaatttttatttttaagattttaaaatacagaTTCAAttcttgacattttttttaaaaaattttttagtgtgatttttgaagaaaaaaatactcaattaaaaaaatatggtgTACCAATAAGTGTTAAGTGCAATAGTAAGATACATAGCACTTCCAAAATGAAATATAGGTTCGAACATTAGAGATAATGTTATTTGGAGTGACAATCACGAAACTTAAACATAAAGACTAAAAAAtggatatgaaaaataaaaaaattataattaacccaaatataagaataaataaaaaaaattaacttaaatttaacaatggtaacaattacatttaaattttaaaagctaAGAAATAgaaccaaattttttaaaataaacctAATTCTAAATTTCAATTACTTAtagatatttaaattaatttacctTCGTGATTTCATTCGATGCATATTAGTTAAAATCTTTATTGATTAAGCAAGCAAGCATTTAAAGGGAAGGACGTGTGGGAGTGGGTATTTCAATAAAAACgtcatttatgaaaaaaaaaacagaaacaaaAGACAAGGGTCTTAAATGCATGGCTAAAATaggcaaaagaagaaaaaaaaagcatattttgaaaagaaaataggaATTTAAGCTGAGTTTTCATTAATCAGTCCATTTCGCATGATCAGCTGTCACATAATGGAAAAGCGCGGTCTTATGAAATCGGATTATTAATTATCCAATTTATAATTGCTAGGATTAACGGttaaatttatctaaaaataaaattatttggacggttgatttttaaataattgattGTTATTGAGTCTGTCGTTTCGGCGCGCTTCCGTCTGTTTCTTAGTACGCCATATTTTGCACTCTTCTTTTTTGGTTCTCCTTAACGTTAATTTTCTGCACTCTCTTTTTTCGATTTCTAATTTTGGTTGGTTAGTTGCTAAGCAGTCGTCTTGCATCGAAATTTTTTAGCGCAACAGTGCTATGCGTTCTATTGCTGATAGAGATTGGTTTGGTAGATTTGCGAATTTCGGAGGAGGAAGATGATGTCATCCACCTTGCAGGGGGTTCGATTGTCCCAAAATACCTTTATGAGTTTTCTTTTGTAGGTTGTTTTGCGATTGTTAGTGTGGTGCACTTTCCCGCTATGCGAATTACTTTGGCAAATTTATGACATCATTTGGGTGGGATTCAGATTTTGGAGCTTGGCGAGAAGCAGtttctgtttcatttttttaaccAGGTTGACATTGATTGGGTTGTGAAGGGTCTGCCTTGGACCTTTAACAGTCACCTATTGGTTTTTCACTACTTGAACAATACAGAGGATCCTCTGTTGGTACTACTGGTTTACGATTTATCGCCTGGGCTTTTTTCGGAGGTAGTTGCTCAACAATTGTGGAATTTTGTTGGGTAGTTTGAGGATTATGATATGAAACAGGTTAATGCTGGTCTCCTTTCCTATTTTCGTATACGTATGAGCCTTAATATTCGCTTACCTTTGTAGCGTCGAAAGAAGATTCAACTTTCCTCGAGGACTTCTGTTTACGTCCGATTCCAATGAGAAGCTTATGCTATTCTGCTTTTTTTGTGGCTGCTTGGGGCATGGGGATGGGTTCTGTCCTTCGATTAATGAGGAAGGTCACTGATTTTGATATGGGTTGGGATATCTCATTTCGGGCGGTGGGTAGGTGGGTTACTATATTGTTGACATCATCTGGTTGTGAAAGGGGATTGTTGGTGCCTTTCCTTGTACTAGCATTTCGCATGGAATGGGGGGTACATTAGCTTATTCCCCCTTCCACATCTTTCTTGGGGCCCCGTAATCTGATTCTAGGGATCAACTTGGAAGGGATGGTTGCGACTGGTACTGGGTGTGGTGTGAGGGGAACAGGATTGGTACTCATGCTACATGATTCGGAGGATAGTCCTCTAGATGGGTTTGATGGGAAGAAACGACAGCGAACTGATCTCTCTTTAGTTCACATTTCTGCCGGTTCAGATTTGGCAGATGATACTAATGAGCATTCTATCACTTGTTTATATCTGATATCGGTGGCCACTAAGGAGTAGTTAGACCGATAGCCATGAAAATCTTATGCTGTAATGTCTGGGGGTTGGAGAGTCTACGGGCTGTTCGCAGGCTTCGATATATGTTGAAATTGTATAATTCCCTTGttgtcttctttatggagacaaaattggATCGTGTTTGAATGGAGAAAGTGCGGTGTATGAGTGATTTTGTTGATTGATTGAGGTTGAGGTTGATGGCGCACGGAGGGGCCTTAGTTGGGATGGCGTCCTGATGTGCCTGTAAGTTTGCGTAGTTTTTCTCGATTTCATATTGATGTGGTTGTTCAGGAGATAGTGGGGGAGTCAGAGTGGTAATTTACAGGGTTTTATGGCTCTCCAAATTTACGCTTCAAATTTGAGTCTTGGACCACTTTACGGACCCTTGGTCATGATCAGATTTTGCCTTGATTGGTGTGTGGTAACTGTAATGAGATTCTCTTATTTTTCGAAAAGCAAGGGGCGCACTCCAGGATGAACGACGAATGGTGAAATTCTGAATGTCTCAACAAATTACTGCTTGGATGATCTGGGGTTTGCTAGGCCATGGTTTATATGGGAACGGGGAAACTTTGTTGATAATAACATCAGGGAGTGGCTTGACAGGGGATTAGCTAATCCAGCTTGGTGGGATCGGTTTTCGTCTTTCTCTTTGAGGCATCTCCTTCACTCCTTTTCAGATCATTGTCCTCTATTGATTGACACTATCTAGCCTTTACGGCTGATTGAACGTCTTTTTCATTTTGAGTCTTGGTGGGTTTTAAAGGAATCCTGTAAATTAGTAATTTGTCGTCTTTGGGCTAGTAGTTAGGGTTGTGCTCTGCTGCGCATCGCGCATCTTTGTAATGGCTTACGACAATGGGCCGCTAGTTTATGGAATGGCCAAAAAGGTCATCTGAGTCATCGCCTTTCCAATCTACATAGGGGTGACATTGATGATGAGCATCTGTTAGAGGAGTTGACTAAGAAGCTTGACATGAACATGGAAATTAATAAGGAGAAGGCGCACTGGGAACAATGAGCTCATCTTAATTGGTTGAGATGGGTGATAGGAACACAAGATTTTTTCATCGCTCCACAACTTAGATACGGAGGTCAATAGAATTAGTTGTCTTTTGCAAGATGATAGGCATTTGGTGTAGGAGAATGTGGCATTGTTTGATGTTGCAACTACGTATTTTGTGGAATTGTTCACTACTTGTGTGCATGGTGATCCTAGTCATATTTTGGAGGGGTTGTTGCGTGTATTATTGATGAGATGAATTTGACCCTTACAGCGAGATTCACAGAAATGGAGGTTTATGCGCTGTGAAATTTATGGCACCTACAAAAGCCTCGGCCTTGATAGGCTTCCTGCACTATTTTACCAGAAGTTTTGGCACATAGTGGGTGGGGATGTTAGCTCTTATTGCCTTGGTATTTTGAACAATGGATTGTTACTGGTGGACATTAATAAGACGCATATTGTTCTTATTCCAAAAGTTTCAGATCCTACCAGTATGCAATAGTTTCGCCCTATTAGCTTATGTTCAGTGTTGTACAAGATCATTTAGAAGGTTTTGGTTAATCCTTTTTAGTTTATCTTGCACTTGTGTATGCTCAAAGTGCTTTTGTCCCTGGTCGGCTAATTACAGATAACATTATACTAGCTTATGAGATTTTCAATGTGTAGCGCAAGAAGAAGATGGGGAAAAAAAGGCACTTTGCTTTGAAACTAGACATAAGTAAGGCATATGATCGGGTGGAGTGGTCTTTCTTGGAACTTTTAATGTTGAAAATGGGTTTTTCCAGGAACTGGGTGACTCTTATCTTAGGGTGCATTACTTCGGTCTCTTATTCGGTCATTTTGAATGGGGAGGTGGGTTGTGTTTTTTCACTAGGCAGAGGACTTCGTTAAGGGGACCCTCTGAGTCCTTATTTGTTTCTCATCTGTAGTGAAGGGCTTTCCTCTCTTATTTGATAAGCACTTCGGGATAATTTGATTGGGGGGCTCAGATTAGTCGTGGTGGTCCGCAGGTTTCCCATTTGTTGTTTGTGGATGATTGTATTCTTTTCAGGAAAGccactgtaacaacccgattttagtaGTGTCAGAAATTATGGTTTCAGGGTCACAATTCCGATGagtgaataaatattttaatatttatttaatgtttataagGTTAATTGAAGGTAGTATTAAgttttcattaagaaaatttgaagtttatatagttaattaggtaaaaagaactaaattgaaaaaggtgcaaatgTTGATTTCTATTGGTTAAAAGGATCAAATGGATGTGGAAATCTATATTAATGGACTTGGATGGTAATTATACCAAATCCTAagttagtggatgtttatggctaggttttagtgtaaatttaatagtttttaaatgttaattatgtaatttaataattaaatgataagttaaataaaacaaaagggtaaaaaaatcaattcatctTCCTCATTAGCCTTACAAAACCGTATACACCATTAGAGAAGGAAGCAAGTTTTGGTCAAGCTATTTGTTATTGTAAGGTATGTAAATTTgtcctatttttagtgatttttatgttttcgagctcgttttagcttaatctacttAGCCCGAGGGTTAATTTCCAAAATTGTTAAAAGTTGAGGGATATTTTAGgaatgaaattgataaatttgtgatgctaattgataaattattaaacttGGTGGTTAAATAaacttgttttgttaagtgatttttgatgaatttagggTTAGTGATTAATTTGCTAAAAGTGAAAAATTCCTTGGGATTAATGTGAAATTATGGGTAAATATGGGCTGTTTAGGTCCCCTAGTAAAACTGGTTAGCATGTTTTAGTtagaaaaatggtgaaattgcaagttatgaacttaaggactaaattgtaagaaagttaaagtatttggggtaaatttgtaaatttattatgGAAGGGTTTAATTGCATAAAAATACTTGTTAGAATGCTGGAATTAtaataattgagttaaattattatttagttcaAGAAAAGAATCAATCGGACTTGAATCAGGGAAAGGCGCAAATCACAGGTTAGTTGTCAATTTAGCTGTAACAACTATGGtggtcgaggtaagtttgtataaagaTTTAGATTTGTCATTTGAAGTTTTGAATTGAGTTTcttattgtaaaatattaaaattattttgacttGATGAATATGATAATATTTGAGAATGTTGACggttatttagtcctttttgaaccttaagaattcttaggatacaaatgacatgtcattagcgaTTTCAtcttttgggtgctggtcttgaatgtcctactgatgattgaggtcctgcatttgtttgGGATTctccatagcttgtgtgagcagtatcgTATATCTAACATTCCGACCtataacttgtgtgagcagacccatttcacaactcgtgtgagcactattaaaaaggaaatgttacggttatatgGAAATGCGCACTATTCCTGAGTATCCAATGTAATTTTAGATGGTTCAACAAGTAAGTAAAGGGAAATGAAAAGGCTTGTATGCATTATCATAGAATATTTATGTTCATATGAGAAAGGTAAATGGATTCAATTCACTTCATGGTATTTATTGTGTTTTATGATGTTACATGGTTAAATCTTCTACTAATTGTGTGGATTATATTAATAGGAATATCAAGTATATGTATGAACTTCTAAACatgattgaatgtttaaatgtggTGAACTGGCAAGTTTAAGTTTctcttatacaagcttactaaccactagttgcttacgtagttattttcctttatttcttagattatcgaaagctcaatcggttggaagcttgtcggagttcTATCACATTATCCAACAATCACTTTGAtagtttttgagttattttggccaaggttataaatggcatgtataggactttttATAATGGAAGTTTTTGAATATGCTAATGAACAACTTGGTATGTTTATGTCCTTTGGTCACTTTTAAGTACTTTGAAACATATGGTCCTTTTGGTATGTTTATTATGAAAAGTGAATAGTTATAATTGATGTCATTAGGTAACTAAATTGACTAGGTTTTGTGCTTGAGATGTGGCAATATAGCTTTGTTTTGGTTGaagttgttttggtataaatgaggtgtctttgaatggcatattggttaggagaaataggttgattgaattgatatgtttatatgtgtttgaaaggtGTTTAGGTCTATTGAATGTATGCACAAATGGAGCGAATGGTTGGGCAAGTTTTGGActtaaaatggcttgtttataggGTCAAATTATGGAGCAGACGacctgggacacgggctgtcacatgaTCGTGTGACACATACGGCTTGACTATACAGCTGTGTGTCACTTATTATTTTAGGTGTGAGtatcacatggcctaagacacggttgtgtgtatcaagtcagagagttacacggtttaGTACACGGCCTATGTCACGACCGTGTaacacaagttagagagttacactgtctagcacacggcctacaacacggccgtgtgacccaagttagtaagtTGCACAGTTTAAGATACGGGctaagacacggctgtgtgtctaaTTGTTTGAGCACTATAcagtctgggctatgtcacacggcctagccacacggctgtgtgactccTGTTTTCTAAATTGCTAATTTTTCcttagattttttaaattatttcaaattagtcctagaTTGATCTCGAACTATTCTTAGGGCCACAAAAGCTCAATTGAAGGTCAAATGTGTATGTTTGCTATGTTTGTAATGAATATTAAACGACACTATTAATATGGTTTGAAGTTAATTGTTCTGgtttgtatggtaatgctccataaccttaaCCCGATGATGGAgacaggttaggagtgttacagccACGGTTGCTAGTGCTTTATTTCTCAAACAAGTTCTTTTAAAGTACGAGCAAGCTTCGGGGCAGTGTGTCAATTTTGCAATGTCATTGATCTTTTTTCTGCTCAAATGTGGTGGAATTAATTATGGCTAGCATTTCTCACTATTTGGTGGTTCGAGTTTCCACTGAACTTGAGAGGTATTTAGGGCTTCCTAGTATGGTGAGACGTAACAGGCGTAGGGTATTTATCAAGAGCGTCCTTCAATCTATCCCTACTATTGCTATGTCTTTTTTTACTATCTACTTCTTTTTGTGCCGAATTAGAGGGTGTCATTGACCGATTTTGGTGGAAGTGTCATAGTGGTCGGGGTGGTATTCATTGGTGTGCTTGGGTTGAGTTATGTAAGACAAAGAACATTTAGGCTGCGAAGGGCTTACTTCACTCGGGGCTGAGTTGACGTGTGGGTATGAGTTATCGTGTTCGGGTGTGGGATGATGTTTGGATTCCAAGCCTACTTGAGCATCATTACAATACCAAGGCGTTAATCAAACTATTATTTATGTGTCCGAATTTATTAATCAACACACTAGACAATGGGATGAGCATTTTCTTATCGATGTACTGGGATCCACTATTATGAATATGGTTATTTGTATTCCCCTTTCTTGAGAAGTTTATGATGATTTGTTGGTGTGGTGGGAGGAAGGCTAGGGGGCATACTCGATAAGGAGTACTCTATTGACACTACCGACTCTTACAGGCTTGTTTACAACAAATTATGGAAACTATAGCTACCAGGAAAAGTAAAAATTACAAGTTGGCATATTTTCAATGATTACATCCTTAATTATTACAATTTATACAATCAACATTTATGACCTTCTACTTTATGTCCTTGATGCCTCATTTCACTTGAAACAATAGAGCACATTTTCCGTGACTGCCCTTCGGTTTCCGATGTTTGGGACGACTTGCAAAACACATGGCCAATTGATTTCATTGGAATATCATTCCAAGGctggttttattttcttttggctgTTTCTAACCCAACTATTTCTTGGCAAACTGTGTGTGCACTATAGTATATTTGGCTTGCTTGAAATCAGCGTGTACATGCAAATGCTATTGTTTAAGTGTAGGATATTGTTCGCAAGGTCATATACTATCTTAGGGAACTGAATGCGGTGCAAGAGAGGTTACCTGGTTGCCTTATTAGGGTTGAGCGTTGGCGGCCTCCAGAAGGCACTATactaaaagtgaattttgatgctTCCTTCAGTACGACTTCCATGCTGTTCTGTACAATTATAGTTATTAGGGACAATTTGGGCAGAGTTCTTGGATCCCATTAAGTGTTTACCATGCATGTTCCTACAGCTTTGGCATGTTCTCACGTTGTTCGTTTGGCTGTGGATCTCATCCTGCTGGAGGTTACTTTTAAAGGGGATTCACTCATTGTTATTTGCAAGGCCTGCTCTCCTCTATATGACATCTCAACCATCAAGGCTTACATTCAGGATGTGAAAGCAATGTCTTCTTCCTTTCACCGCTGTTTGTTTTCTCATATTTCTCATGAGGATAATACTATAGCTCATTTGTTAGCTACGACGGGGCTGCGCAGTAGTGGTTGTTCTTTTctgagctgtaacacccctaacccgaatctgtcgccagaatagggttacggagcattaccacaATTTACAAATCAAAGAACAAAAATCTCATATCATTTAGCATTCATATCGGAAACAAATCAATATCAATCATATTTTCCCTCATATGAGCcattgaggcccaaaatatatattagaaacaagtcaggactaaaccggttactcagagaattttttgcaaattCTCAAAACTTTtccaaggtgtaggggacacacgcccgtgtggtcaggctgtgtgagccacatggccaagagacacgcccgtgtctcagaccatctgggcattcaaaatagggcacacggtcgtgtcccagctcatgtccatactcgtgtaactctctaacttaggtcacacgggcttctaacaccctttacagatgttggaggtgggagtttctcaatgacatctacctttgctttatctacctcgattccatgtctcattattcgatgccctagaacaatatcttctcataccatgaaatgacatttttcccagttaagtacgaggtttgtttcttcgtaTCGCCTTAGTACCTTCACTAGAATGGCTAAGCAATTATCATATGTATCTCCGAATACTGAAAAATAATCCATAAACACTTCCAGATACTTCTCAACTATGTGAATAAAAATAGAAaccatacatctttgaaatgtagcaggtgtaTTACATAAACTAAATGGCATGTGTCttaatgcaaatgtaccgtacgggcaTGTGTTGTTTTGTGTTGATCCTCCGGTGCTACTATAGTCTGATTATTCCCTGAGTACCCATTGAGAAAATAATAATAGTCTCTCCCcgtgagtctatccagcatctggtccaaaaatggtaggaaagtgatctttcctagttgcaTTGTTCAGCTTCTGGTAATCAATGAAATTATCCATCCTGTAATGTTCTAGTCTGTATCAACTTGTTATTCTCATTCTCAACGACCGTAATACCTCCTTTCTTAGGCACTCACTGGACCGAACTTACCCACGAACTgtttgagatggggtaaattatacctgcatctaaccacttaatgacttctttctttaccacgtccttcatgatgggattcagtctttgttgtccatcaatcgtccctttcttGCCATCTTCCAatatgatcttgtgcatgcat contains the following coding sequences:
- the LOC107933398 gene encoding protein KINESIN LIGHT CHAIN-RELATED 3; this translates as MPGVPMDEIKEEGVMNEMKGTSAHVKENSVSKRTPSPQSPRGDRMVQVETSIEQLYENVCDMQSSDQSPSRQSFGSYGEESRIDSELHHLAGGESTEVEIMKGEEQEVDKPEDDSRSNSSSKKGSSSSGKKSGLLDKPRPTAVKSISSGDVKKVSRPQLDSEASTKPNVKGKTPPEKPPINKGKVKTLKKPNTGVLPMKKGKGSKLQNGTEDASESGLGNPDLGPFLLKQARDLVSAGDNPQKALELALRAAKSYELCSSGKPNLELVMCLHVTAAIYCSLGQYNEAIPLLEQSIEIPVIEEGQEHALAKFAGHMQLGDTYAMLGQLENSITCYSTGFEVQKRVLGETDPRVGETCRYLAEAHMQALQFDEAQRLCQMALDIHRENCTPASLEEAADRRLMGLICETKGDHEAALEHLVLARMTMVANSQEAEVASVDCSIGDAYLSLSRYDEAVFAYQKALTAFKTTKGENHPAIGSVFVRLADLYYRTGKLRESTSYCENALRIYEKPMPGIPPEEIATGLTDVSAIYESMNDLDQAIKLLQKALKIYNDVPGQQSTVAGIEAQMGVMHYMLGNYSESYNSFSSAISKLRICRDKKSAFFGIALNQMGLACVQRYAIKEAVELFEEAKSILEQECGPYHPDTLSVYSNLAGTYDAIGRLDDAIEILEYVVQTREEKLGTANSEVDDEKKRLAELLKEAGRVESRKARSLETLLDANPHHNSKAEGFKV